The following proteins are co-located in the Marinomonas profundi genome:
- a CDS encoding glycosyltransferase, whose protein sequence is MRTLVVVRTLKTGGMERVAVNLADAFADQGHESHLLYFKIRKDPLYPNNKSVILHEFNVNKLAIGRPLSIFAEITAKLCNLAWRKSHFLIAGWYGGQQLQEKVAQLEKQYGQFDRIVFRGEGTYESVWSFQHDNAIYVLENIVKANSNSKRLSKKRFHALFQNKQLAAVSNGVKNAAIALFDKENITPQHIQVITNPCPIEQIRQQANAEKPQGMPDGPYIVNVARLVPQKDQQMLLEAYAKSRTTLPLVIVGEGKLKTELQNTAKSLGIDNKVHFVGNQANPYVWMKHASLFVLSSKFEGLGIVLFESLACGTPIISVDCPGGVRDIFKDELESYLCEQNADALAQKIDQIVEQNGYPIQEKWIEDFKPENVVKAFLHKPHPL, encoded by the coding sequence ATGCGCACATTGGTCGTTGTAAGAACATTAAAAACTGGCGGGATGGAGCGTGTTGCCGTTAACCTGGCCGACGCCTTCGCAGATCAAGGCCATGAAAGCCATTTACTCTACTTCAAAATACGCAAAGACCCACTCTACCCAAATAACAAAAGCGTTATATTACATGAGTTTAATGTCAACAAACTGGCAATCGGCCGACCGTTAAGTATCTTCGCCGAAATCACCGCCAAGCTTTGTAACCTAGCTTGGCGAAAATCACACTTCCTTATTGCAGGGTGGTACGGTGGCCAACAGCTACAAGAAAAAGTCGCTCAATTGGAAAAGCAATACGGTCAATTTGATCGTATCGTCTTCAGAGGCGAAGGAACCTACGAAAGCGTGTGGTCATTCCAACATGACAACGCCATTTACGTGTTAGAAAACATTGTCAAAGCCAATTCGAATAGCAAACGCTTGTCCAAAAAGCGCTTTCATGCGCTTTTCCAAAATAAGCAACTTGCCGCTGTCTCCAATGGCGTAAAAAACGCCGCCATCGCGCTATTTGACAAAGAAAATATTACCCCTCAACACATCCAAGTGATTACCAATCCTTGCCCAATTGAACAAATTCGTCAGCAAGCAAACGCCGAAAAACCACAGGGAATGCCAGATGGCCCCTACATTGTCAACGTAGCCAGACTGGTCCCACAAAAAGACCAACAAATGCTACTAGAAGCCTACGCCAAAAGCCGAACAACACTTCCCTTGGTCATCGTTGGAGAAGGCAAATTAAAGACCGAATTACAAAATACCGCAAAGTCCCTAGGAATAGACAACAAGGTGCACTTTGTTGGCAACCAAGCGAACCCCTATGTATGGATGAAACACGCCAGCTTATTCGTACTAAGCTCTAAATTCGAAGGACTAGGCATTGTACTGTTTGAATCCCTTGCTTGTGGCACCCCCATTATATCCGTCGACTGCCCCGGCGGAGTTCGAGACATTTTCAAAGACGAACTCGAATCCTACCTATGCGAACAAAATGCCGACGCACTCGCACAAAAAATAGATCAAATCGTCGAACAAAACGGCTACCCAATACAAGAAAAGTGGATAGAAGACTTCAAACCAGAAAACGTCGTCAAAGCCTTCCTACACAAACCCCATCCCCTGTAG
- a CDS encoding Wzz/FepE/Etk N-terminal domain-containing protein → MNDNYQLPSQHYQQHDDEIDLKELFLALWKGKWIIIFSTFVFAVGGVLYALSQPNTYKAEAILASASAGQGGGLSAMASQFGGLASLAGISLGGGGTDDKAMALATLQSRQFLNAFINKYDILVPLMAGEKWHPADDTLIINPELYSTEQQQWIREVEPGKSPQPTDWEAYKTFKTMLAISEAKDTGLVNLSITHLSPTIAKQWVDWLVIDLNAWVKNNSLSDTRRNISYLEEQIDKTNIADMQSVFYQLIEEQTKKLMLAEVQDEFAFKIIDPAVVPEEKAGPKRALICVLAVLLGGMLGTAIVLIRFAFTKKD, encoded by the coding sequence ATGAACGACAACTACCAGCTCCCCTCTCAGCATTACCAACAACACGATGACGAGATCGACCTAAAAGAACTGTTTCTCGCCCTTTGGAAAGGCAAATGGATCATTATATTCAGCACCTTCGTGTTTGCCGTAGGTGGCGTCTTATACGCCCTATCTCAACCCAACACCTACAAAGCAGAAGCCATACTCGCCTCAGCCAGTGCAGGACAAGGCGGCGGCTTATCGGCCATGGCGTCACAATTTGGCGGACTCGCCTCCCTAGCCGGCATCAGCTTAGGTGGTGGCGGCACAGACGACAAAGCCATGGCCCTAGCCACCTTACAATCGCGCCAATTCCTCAACGCCTTTATCAACAAATACGACATATTAGTACCGCTCATGGCAGGGGAAAAATGGCACCCAGCCGACGACACCCTCATCATCAACCCTGAACTCTACAGCACAGAACAACAACAATGGATCAGAGAAGTTGAACCAGGAAAATCGCCCCAACCAACCGACTGGGAAGCTTACAAAACATTTAAAACCATGCTCGCCATCAGCGAAGCCAAAGACACCGGCCTCGTTAATCTCTCTATCACCCACCTATCCCCCACCATCGCCAAACAATGGGTAGACTGGCTCGTCATCGACTTAAACGCCTGGGTGAAAAACAACTCCCTCAGCGACACCCGCCGCAACATCAGCTACCTAGAAGAACAAATTGACAAAACCAACATCGCCGACATGCAATCCGTCTTTTATCAACTGATTGAAGAACAAACCAAAAAACTCATGCTCGCCGAAGTACAAGACGAATTCGCCTTCAAAATCATCGACCCCGCCGTCGTCCCAGAAGAAAAAGCCGGCCCCAAACGCGCCCTAATATGCGTACTCGCCGTACTACTCGGCGGCATGCTCGGCACAGCCATCGTACTCATACGATTCGCCTTCACCAAAAAAGACTAG
- a CDS encoding lysine exporter LysO family protein, producing the protein MTILTTLGPLLIALLFGYWVNIKLFTPARVAKGLEQLVYLILGLIGFSLGALDNLTEKLLIAGYQAIVFFGLISVLSLAGLYFSGLRFGGTHADSLAQGPSDSKTHALIDALKTIAWVIGGVIVGIFAKDWLTGVDELVTGLLYILLFLIGCQLRQGNHRLRKLFLNSQGVIIALVTIFTTLLAGWIGSLILGLSWNQGLAVVSGFGWYSLSGILITGLGDPVLGTTAFLLDLGREILALMLIPFLARLNSHMSVGYSGATAMDFTLPMLGKFHGAQIIPVCIASGFIMSILVPVLIPLFMGIS; encoded by the coding sequence ATGACCATTCTCACCACACTTGGCCCATTATTAATCGCCCTACTTTTTGGTTACTGGGTAAACATCAAACTCTTCACCCCAGCTCGCGTGGCAAAAGGACTCGAACAGCTTGTCTATCTCATACTCGGACTCATAGGTTTCAGTTTGGGTGCATTGGACAACCTTACCGAAAAATTATTAATTGCTGGTTATCAAGCCATTGTGTTTTTTGGTCTGATTAGCGTATTGAGCCTAGCAGGCTTGTATTTCAGTGGCCTTCGCTTTGGCGGTACGCATGCGGATAGTCTGGCTCAAGGCCCAAGTGACAGTAAAACCCATGCCCTGATTGACGCGCTAAAAACCATCGCTTGGGTAATAGGTGGCGTGATTGTCGGCATATTTGCCAAAGACTGGCTAACCGGAGTGGACGAACTGGTAACAGGCTTACTGTATATTTTACTTTTTCTAATCGGCTGCCAACTGCGTCAAGGCAATCATCGTCTACGCAAACTCTTTTTAAACTCTCAAGGCGTCATTATCGCCCTAGTGACTATTTTCACCACATTATTAGCCGGTTGGATTGGGAGCCTAATTTTAGGGTTAAGTTGGAACCAAGGACTTGCCGTCGTATCAGGCTTCGGCTGGTACAGTTTATCTGGCATTCTTATCACAGGCTTAGGTGATCCAGTACTGGGCACCACCGCCTTCTTGCTTGATCTTGGACGTGAGATATTAGCCCTCATGTTGATTCCGTTCTTGGCACGACTAAATAGCCACATGTCGGTGGGTTATTCTGGTGCGACGGCAATGGATTTTACTTTACCCATGCTAGGGAAATTTCACGGCGCGCAAATCATCCCTGTTTGCATCGCCAGCGGCTTCATCATGAGCATACTCGTGCCCGTTCTGATTCCATTGTTTATGGGAATAAGTTAA
- a CDS encoding SLBB domain-containing protein, which translates to MRLDKRLIATLMMILAGNAVAFTPSAAQINQLKNLPKAQQEALARQYGVDLDSMMGGGTSASPVQQAPVLAPISNSAPQPQTDNNTAKENSTTKTPLFGYDVLNGGDMGFTVVDDLPVPLDYQVGPGDVINLQMFGKSSQNASLTIDRDGTINLPELGPLAVSGQNFEQLRQQIINVIKQKVIGVDVSVTMGAMRTMQVYIVGEATQPGAYNVNGLTTITQALLASGGVKQSGSLRHIQLKRKGKVVTEFDLYDLLINGDTSKDVRLSSGDTLFIPMRNNRITIEGQVARPATYELKDDASLNTLLATAGGAKPQAFLSKVNVRRTNAKGVQQITLDLSTAAGRRFTLEDGDEIRLDSVASSLKNAIAVRGEVARQGALSFTPGMRVRDAIGSIDNGLKQSADVNYALLVREINQNQHIEVYQFSLLEALTNPTSLDNLVLQEKDQIFVFDNGLAQGYWFGSYANSKAKGEQGGTSKEREVLDAQTGAIVVQAEATELDVAGINQVSNAAELRKASRESLLEPILDRLKEQASFSRPAQLIEISGAVKFPGTYPLVKNVKVSSLLAAAGGLAENAYLNSAELSRRVATSGDPALDRVNFSLNDAISGKYPIQLGPMDHLIIKTQPGWQEGMIVELQGEFIFPGRYTFQRGETLKDVIERAGGFTEFAYPDGAVLSRERLKRQEAERLKYINAQLKQEISNMSLRRQGSTSSTDPAQAIAIVDQLDQAEPVGRLVIDLNRAMAGNQQANLMLEKGDKLFVPALNPVVSIVGEVQFTSHHTFDPALTVDDYILSAGGTKRQADTDRVYIVKANGSVEMPNNSFWFSRQYDPLAPGDTVIVPINTDYLDGLSTLSTATQILYQIGVAWSAIKD; encoded by the coding sequence ATGCGACTAGATAAACGACTAATAGCGACATTGATGATGATACTGGCGGGGAATGCCGTGGCGTTTACCCCGAGCGCGGCGCAAATTAACCAGCTCAAAAATTTGCCCAAAGCCCAGCAAGAGGCATTGGCTCGCCAATATGGTGTGGATCTGGATTCCATGATGGGCGGCGGTACGTCAGCCAGCCCAGTACAACAGGCCCCTGTACTAGCGCCTATCAGTAACTCAGCACCCCAACCTCAGACCGATAACAACACCGCGAAAGAGAATAGCACCACGAAAACGCCGCTGTTTGGCTACGATGTTCTTAACGGTGGTGACATGGGCTTCACCGTGGTAGACGATTTACCCGTACCACTGGACTATCAAGTGGGGCCAGGGGATGTCATTAATCTACAAATGTTTGGTAAAAGCAGCCAAAATGCGTCTTTAACAATCGACCGTGACGGCACGATTAACCTACCAGAATTAGGCCCACTTGCGGTATCAGGCCAAAACTTTGAGCAATTAAGACAGCAGATAATCAATGTTATAAAACAAAAAGTGATCGGCGTGGATGTGTCGGTCACCATGGGTGCCATGCGCACCATGCAAGTGTATATCGTTGGTGAAGCTACCCAGCCAGGTGCTTACAATGTCAATGGCCTAACCACCATTACCCAAGCACTCCTCGCCAGCGGCGGCGTCAAACAGAGCGGCAGTCTTCGCCATATTCAACTAAAGCGCAAAGGCAAGGTCGTCACCGAGTTTGACCTTTATGATCTATTGATCAACGGCGATACGTCCAAAGATGTGCGTCTTTCTTCTGGAGACACGCTGTTTATCCCGATGCGCAACAATCGCATCACGATTGAAGGGCAAGTCGCTCGCCCCGCAACTTATGAACTTAAAGACGATGCCAGTTTAAATACGCTACTTGCCACCGCAGGCGGCGCAAAACCTCAAGCATTTCTCTCAAAAGTGAACGTACGTCGTACCAACGCCAAGGGTGTACAACAAATCACCCTAGATTTATCAACCGCAGCGGGTCGACGCTTTACGTTAGAAGACGGTGATGAAATTCGTTTGGATTCCGTCGCCAGCTCACTCAAAAATGCCATCGCCGTACGGGGTGAAGTGGCTCGTCAAGGAGCATTAAGCTTTACTCCTGGAATGCGAGTTCGCGATGCCATAGGCTCGATTGATAACGGCTTAAAACAAAGCGCCGATGTAAACTACGCCCTGCTAGTGCGCGAGATCAATCAAAATCAGCACATAGAAGTTTACCAATTTAGCCTCTTAGAAGCGCTCACCAACCCAACCTCATTAGACAACCTAGTACTGCAAGAAAAAGACCAAATCTTCGTATTTGATAATGGCTTGGCACAAGGCTACTGGTTTGGCTCTTACGCCAACAGCAAAGCCAAAGGCGAGCAAGGGGGCACGTCTAAAGAACGCGAAGTCCTAGACGCTCAAACAGGCGCCATCGTGGTGCAAGCAGAAGCCACCGAACTAGATGTCGCAGGCATTAACCAAGTATCAAACGCGGCAGAATTGCGCAAAGCCAGCCGAGAAAGCCTATTAGAACCGATTTTAGATCGACTCAAAGAACAAGCCAGCTTCAGTCGCCCAGCGCAACTGATCGAAATCTCTGGTGCGGTGAAATTCCCAGGCACTTATCCGCTGGTCAAAAACGTCAAGGTCTCTTCCCTCTTGGCCGCCGCTGGCGGATTGGCTGAAAACGCCTATCTCAACTCAGCCGAACTGTCACGTCGTGTCGCAACAAGTGGAGACCCAGCACTCGACAGAGTCAACTTCTCACTGAACGATGCCATAAGCGGCAAATACCCAATTCAACTCGGGCCGATGGATCACCTGATTATAAAAACCCAACCCGGTTGGCAAGAAGGCATGATCGTCGAACTGCAAGGGGAATTTATTTTCCCTGGCCGCTACACCTTCCAGCGTGGCGAAACCCTTAAAGACGTCATAGAACGAGCAGGCGGCTTCACTGAATTTGCTTACCCTGACGGTGCCGTATTAAGCCGCGAGCGCTTAAAACGCCAAGAAGCAGAACGACTCAAATACATTAATGCCCAGCTAAAACAAGAAATTAGCAACATGTCACTGCGCCGCCAAGGCTCAACCTCTTCGACCGACCCTGCGCAAGCCATTGCCATTGTTGATCAGCTCGACCAAGCCGAACCCGTTGGCCGTTTAGTCATTGATCTAAACCGCGCCATGGCAGGCAACCAACAAGCAAATTTAATGCTCGAAAAAGGCGACAAACTCTTTGTGCCAGCGCTTAACCCCGTTGTCAGCATTGTCGGAGAAGTGCAATTTACTTCTCACCACACCTTTGACCCAGCCCTCACAGTAGACGACTACATCCTCTCTGCCGGTGGCACCAAACGCCAAGCCGACACAGACCGAGTCTACATAGTGAAAGCCAACGGTTCCGTGGAAATGCCTAACAACTCCTTCTGGTTCAGTCGTCAATATGACCCTCTAGCGCCTGGCGACACCGTCATCGTACCGATCAATACCGACTACCTAGACGGGCTCAGCACGCTATCTACCGCCACACAAATACTGTATCAAATTGGCGTAGCATGGAGCGCAATAAAAGACTAA
- a CDS encoding glycosyltransferase family 8 protein, with protein sequence MINIVLCSDENYAAYSATVMISSLLNTTSPEKFAFYLLTPGLKIETEKKLKKAIQDYDAQLHIVNVDTSNLNSLNIHLGRFGIGALLRLYMHFYLPEHVEKVIYLDCDLLVLGDLADLWKKNLNGLPVGAVTDLCSPEVFKKRHESYFNSGVLLIDLIKWKKDQIGEKSLSYLNENSKNLKYPDQDALNYILKDKYQPVDLSWNVQPTSYSAYEKNYDYLQKRKDELYQSIKKSNIIHFIGSLKPWHPNCTHPMQELFIDFSKHTPWPIDIKKLRTTLSISEKIRLILKKKKIQRRRKMTEYKKNSIT encoded by the coding sequence ATGATTAATATCGTATTATGTTCAGATGAAAACTACGCAGCATACAGTGCAACAGTGATGATTTCATCATTGCTGAATACAACATCTCCGGAAAAATTCGCATTTTACTTATTAACACCGGGACTAAAAATTGAAACGGAAAAAAAGCTAAAAAAAGCGATTCAAGACTATGATGCTCAATTACATATTGTTAATGTAGATACCTCTAACCTAAATTCTTTAAATATACATTTAGGTAGGTTTGGAATAGGTGCACTTCTGCGTCTCTATATGCATTTTTATCTACCCGAGCATGTGGAAAAAGTCATTTATCTTGATTGCGATTTATTAGTATTAGGAGATCTAGCAGATCTATGGAAAAAAAATCTAAATGGTCTTCCTGTGGGTGCTGTTACCGACCTTTGCTCTCCAGAGGTTTTCAAAAAAAGACATGAAAGTTATTTCAATAGCGGTGTACTGTTAATTGATTTAATCAAATGGAAAAAAGATCAAATAGGTGAAAAATCACTTTCTTACCTGAACGAGAATTCAAAAAACTTAAAATATCCAGATCAAGATGCTTTGAATTATATTTTAAAAGACAAATATCAGCCTGTCGATCTTAGCTGGAACGTCCAACCAACATCATACTCTGCATATGAAAAAAACTATGATTACTTGCAAAAAAGAAAAGATGAACTTTATCAATCAATTAAAAAATCAAATATTATACATTTTATTGGTTCGCTGAAACCATGGCATCCAAACTGCACTCATCCGATGCAAGAATTATTTATTGATTTTTCCAAACACACACCATGGCCAATTGATATTAAAAAATTACGAACAACCCTGTCTATCTCAGAAAAAATAAGGCTTATTTTGAAGAAGAAAAAAATACAGAGACGCAGAAAAATGACTGAATATAAAAAAAACAGCATCACCTAA
- a CDS encoding IS4 family transposase encodes MLLSSLLPDNSISIDKRTYTALSDVVSSVKEGARLSLTAIGRKLGEDANVIEKYCIKRVDRLLGNIQLHQCRNQFYKTLASHFSSQEFLPIIVDWSSVYDFSFVLLRASVAFQGRAFTLYEEVHPEGAMNNHKRHVDFLNNLKQILPSDCTPIICTDAGFKVPWFKAIEQLDWYWLARTRGTVKCQTDKRPQWTLVDGYHHQATTKPMELSGLRLSKQQQWPCRGVLYKSPRPTKKKSKPVKRPNCNNYKKCSKANREPWFLVSNLPKGEFPPLALVNIYKRRMTIEEAFRDTKNEYYGLGLKRSRSQSIERLQTLLLIALLAQWCLYVIGKAAEMQGYHRHFQSNTITTRRVLSYCYLAKRILKTSRYEITERMLFEALDLLLLETKC; translated from the coding sequence TTGTTATTATCAAGTTTACTTCCTGACAATTCAATCTCCATTGATAAGCGAACCTATACAGCTTTATCGGATGTAGTATCCTCCGTTAAAGAAGGCGCCAGATTAAGCCTAACGGCAATTGGTAGAAAACTAGGAGAAGACGCTAACGTCATTGAAAAATATTGCATTAAACGAGTTGATAGACTGTTAGGAAACATCCAATTACATCAATGCCGAAATCAATTTTATAAGACCCTCGCCTCTCACTTTTCTTCACAAGAGTTCTTGCCCATCATTGTTGATTGGTCAAGTGTTTATGATTTTAGCTTTGTTTTACTGCGCGCCTCAGTGGCCTTTCAGGGAAGAGCTTTCACTTTATATGAAGAAGTACACCCTGAAGGAGCTATGAATAATCATAAAAGACATGTCGACTTCTTAAATAATTTAAAGCAAATACTTCCCTCTGACTGTACCCCTATTATCTGCACAGACGCAGGATTTAAGGTTCCGTGGTTCAAAGCAATAGAGCAATTAGATTGGTATTGGCTTGCACGTACACGTGGAACGGTAAAATGCCAAACGGATAAACGACCACAATGGACTCTCGTCGACGGTTATCATCATCAAGCCACCACAAAACCAATGGAGTTGTCCGGCTTGCGTCTATCAAAGCAACAACAATGGCCTTGTCGTGGTGTTTTGTATAAAAGTCCACGCCCTACAAAGAAAAAAAGCAAACCCGTTAAAAGACCAAACTGTAACAATTATAAGAAGTGCTCTAAAGCAAACAGAGAGCCTTGGTTTCTAGTCAGTAACTTGCCAAAAGGCGAGTTTCCTCCTCTTGCTCTAGTCAATATTTATAAGCGCAGAATGACCATCGAAGAAGCATTCCGAGACACGAAGAACGAATATTATGGGCTAGGACTAAAACGTAGCCGAAGCCAATCTATTGAGCGATTACAAACCCTTCTGTTAATTGCCTTGCTTGCTCAATGGTGCCTTTACGTCATTGGGAAAGCGGCTGAGATGCAAGGTTATCATCGTCATTTCCAATCAAATACGATAACAACGAGGCGAGTATTGTCTTATTGCTATTTAGCCAAAAGGATCCTGAAAACCTCCCGTTATGAAATAACAGAAAGAATGTTATTTGAGGCGTTAGACCTTCTTCTATTGGAAACCAAGTGCTAA
- a CDS encoding FKBP-type peptidyl-prolyl cis-trans isomerase: MKKIVMKKTLIAALVMSSVSFAYADDSTIKLDSKEQRLGYSIGTMFGSRMSQDFSELDMKTFMAGFQDAFAGKEGQMTMDEVTQTIQSYQQEQMEKAQLEEAKAAEEAKAASAAWLKEKEAEDGVKKTESGLLYKVITVGKGEKPSATDTVEVDYEGSLTDGTVFDSSYKRGEAITFPLNGVIPGWTEGLQLMPVGSKYELYIPADLAYGPGGTGPIPAYAALKFVVELHKVVNEESETEAAK; encoded by the coding sequence ATGAAAAAAATAGTTATGAAAAAAACACTTATTGCGGCGCTGGTTATGTCCTCTGTTTCTTTTGCGTACGCAGACGACAGTACAATTAAACTGGATTCTAAAGAACAACGTCTGGGTTACAGCATTGGCACCATGTTTGGTTCGCGCATGTCACAAGATTTCTCTGAACTAGATATGAAAACCTTCATGGCTGGCTTCCAAGACGCGTTTGCCGGCAAAGAAGGTCAAATGACTATGGATGAAGTGACACAAACCATCCAAAGCTACCAGCAAGAACAAATGGAAAAAGCACAGCTTGAAGAAGCCAAAGCCGCTGAAGAAGCCAAAGCCGCTTCCGCTGCATGGTTAAAAGAGAAAGAAGCCGAAGACGGTGTGAAAAAAACTGAATCTGGTTTGTTGTATAAAGTCATTACAGTAGGTAAAGGCGAAAAACCAAGCGCAACAGACACTGTTGAAGTCGATTACGAAGGCAGCCTAACAGACGGCACCGTATTCGATAGCTCATACAAACGTGGTGAAGCAATTACTTTCCCATTGAATGGTGTTATTCCAGGTTGGACAGAAGGTCTACAACTTATGCCTGTTGGCTCTAAATACGAACTATACATCCCAGCTGATCTAGCCTACGGCCCAGGCGGCACAGGCCCTATTCCGGCTTATGCCGCGTTGAAATTTGTGGTTGAACTTCACAAAGTAGTCAACGAAGAAAGCGAAACAGAAGCTGCCAAGTAA
- a CDS encoding O-antigen ligase family protein, translating into MTFSATGFTRIFERRSSEDQPAWLIYIGTLSVIIYAISRTGFPKVAEITSSIAVLIGLWGLFKYGKIVNSHILLRFLWIGIILQLISWGLAQYITPEWAESTPRLSNLNGWFLFIPFAWLIAQKKNAIWLIWGAAALGVLLSPWITGEGFDELIRGINGSRVDFKLLNAQHMALFFGSVFIGLCCFSKTLYKRNTLLIIPLALLIYYTLLVVYISQTRQAWISLAITLTTMSIFLIIKYIKKQSTKKQISAILLFIITLVILSTLALNNDKIKDRFMAEKDSISAITSLNFDDVPYSSFGIRFHSWVAATDFIKEKPLFGWGNNGKSLVMEHTEWLPKNIKDNFGHLHNTYLELLVNYGVLGLLFYFSVWFIIGKMLFKEIKQGNIEKEFGYMYISIFIFWSIMNCFESYQNFWTGEFYFNIFMAGILSKVWRIKSLEKYKNI; encoded by the coding sequence ATGACTTTTTCTGCTACTGGATTTACCCGCATATTTGAACGCCGATCATCGGAAGACCAACCTGCTTGGCTTATATACATAGGTACTCTATCAGTAATAATCTATGCAATTTCGAGAACAGGCTTCCCTAAAGTAGCAGAAATAACATCATCAATAGCGGTTCTTATTGGATTATGGGGACTGTTCAAATATGGAAAAATCGTAAATAGCCATATTTTATTGAGATTTCTGTGGATAGGAATTATTCTCCAACTAATATCTTGGGGGCTCGCCCAATATATTACCCCAGAGTGGGCAGAAAGCACGCCAAGGCTTAGTAACCTAAATGGCTGGTTTCTTTTTATTCCGTTTGCATGGCTCATTGCTCAAAAGAAAAATGCAATTTGGCTAATATGGGGAGCTGCAGCATTAGGCGTACTACTATCTCCTTGGATAACTGGAGAAGGATTTGATGAGTTAATAAGAGGCATTAATGGTAGTAGAGTAGATTTTAAGCTTTTAAATGCGCAACATATGGCTTTATTTTTTGGGTCAGTATTTATCGGCTTATGTTGCTTCAGCAAAACACTTTACAAAAGAAATACGTTATTAATAATACCTTTAGCATTGCTAATATATTATACATTACTAGTCGTTTACATTAGTCAAACACGTCAAGCGTGGATTTCACTTGCCATTACATTAACAACAATGTCTATTTTTTTGATTATTAAATACATAAAAAAGCAATCAACAAAAAAACAAATAAGTGCCATTCTACTCTTCATTATAACTTTAGTCATATTAAGCACTTTAGCTCTAAATAATGACAAAATAAAAGATAGATTTATGGCTGAAAAAGATTCTATATCAGCCATCACCTCGCTTAACTTTGATGACGTGCCATATTCTAGCTTTGGGATTAGATTTCATTCTTGGGTTGCCGCTACTGATTTTATAAAAGAAAAGCCCTTATTTGGCTGGGGCAACAATGGAAAGTCATTAGTAATGGAACATACAGAATGGTTGCCTAAAAATATCAAAGATAATTTTGGGCATCTTCATAACACTTACCTTGAGCTTCTAGTAAACTATGGTGTTTTAGGGTTATTATTTTATTTTTCTGTCTGGTTCATAATTGGAAAAATGCTTTTTAAAGAAATAAAACAAGGCAATATAGAGAAAGAATTTGGCTATATGTACATATCTATCTTTATATTCTGGAGCATAATGAATTGCTTTGAATCTTATCAGAATTTCTGGACTGGGGAATTTTATTTCAACATATTCATGGCTGGCATTTTATCAAAGGTATGGCGTATAAAATCACTAGAAAAATATAAAAATATTTGA